Within the Candidatus Eremiobacterota bacterium genome, the region CCTCTGTCAATTTGACGGGCAGGGGCAGAATCATGGATTTCTCCTTCCCGATCGGTGGATAAGCCTGTATTCATGCGATTCTCTCCGAAGACGGCAGGGCCTTCCCCCATGTTAACATTTTGTGAACATCTGGACAGGATTAAAAATAGTGAGGAAAGAAGGATTTTATTTTCAGCAGGTGAATTGAAAAAGAGGGGCGGAAAGAGAGTAAAAGAAAAGGGGGGGCGCCGCTCCTTCTTTTGTGACTGACCGCCGGTTTCCTCTGCAGTCCTGGAGCGGTGTATTTTATTTCAAAAGGAGAAGGGAGATCATACCGTGCAGAAAGATTTTTACAGGGTTCTGGGAGTCTCGCCTCTCAGCTCTCTGGAAGATATCCACAAGAGCTACAGGGCCCTTTCAAAGAAGTACCATCCCGATGTCTGCAAGGAAAAGCTCCTTGCGGAGGAAAAGACCAAGGAGATCGTCGAGGCCTATAACAAGCTCAAGGACATGGGGGAGAGGAAGACTTACGACAGCCAGAAGATGTTCCGGTTCAGGGAATTCAACAAGAAAAAGAGCAAGTATGTCGAGAGAAAGCCCGGCCTCTTCGATATATTCACGCCCAAGGCCAAGAGGCCCAGGGTAGTGAAGAGCGTGGGCGGCAAAAGCCCCGTGGAGTCCTCTTTTACCATGGGAATCACCTTTGTCGCTTCCCGGAAAAAGGACAGCATCGAGGCCGCCCAGGAAGAGTTCAAAAACGTGACGGAGCTTGATCCCACCAACCCTGACGGGCACTACAACCTGGGCCTCACCTATTACCTTCTGGGTGATTTTGACAAGGCCATCAACACTTTCAGAAAGGCTCTGTCCCTTGATCCCAAGGACAATGACGCGAGGACCATGTCTAATATACTGATTGACCCGGAAATATAGTTTGAGAGGCTCATAAAAAAGAAGGCGCAGGTGATCACTGCGCCTTCTTTTTTATTGCCAGGCCGCTGTCTGAGGGCCCTTCTAGAGCCTCAGCACTTCCTCGCTTCCCCCGATGATATCCACTATCTCCTCATAGAGGCCTCTCATGCGGGCCATGAGGGGAAGGATCTCATTGGCCGCGATATTCGCCAGCTCATCAGCATCGTGCTTGTCCTTCATCTCTTGGAGCATGGTGCGGAGGTCCTTGCATCTCTGGTCTTTTCTGCCTTCCACGTATGAGCAGTCGATGAGCATGAGAAGCTCGGCGTTCAGGGCGCCCAGGTGCCTCTGGCGCTCCCTCAGGCGCGGCTCTATTTCCTTGAGGTTGCCTGGAGGAATGGCCATCAGGGCACTCCTGAAAACCTTGTTGCTGAGCACCTTGGCCATCTGCGAGAGCACGATGGCTTCGGCCTTCACGCGCTCCACGTAATTCTCGATCTGCACCATCTTGAAGGCCTTGACCATCTCCTCGGTGAAGACGCCGTCTTCGATGAGGAACCCGA harbors:
- a CDS encoding DnaJ domain-containing protein codes for the protein MQKDFYRVLGVSPLSSLEDIHKSYRALSKKYHPDVCKEKLLAEEKTKEIVEAYNKLKDMGERKTYDSQKMFRFREFNKKKSKYVERKPGLFDIFTPKAKRPRVVKSVGGKSPVESSFTMGITFVASRKKDSIEAAQEEFKNVTELDPTNPDGHYNLGLTYYLLGDFDKAINTFRKALSLDPKDNDARTMSNILIDPEI